From Saccharothrix espanaensis DSM 44229, the proteins below share one genomic window:
- a CDS encoding amidohydrolase family protein yields the protein MDPLLPYVAELNLVDHHCHGVLRDDLDRTGFEEMLTEADTVSRWGTSLFDSSVGFAVRRWCAPLLDLPAHVRPDEYIARRRSLGAAEVNRAFLVASGISTFLVDGGLWPERLHGPSVFTGSRELAVVRLERLAEEVIIEGATGFPDRVRRALESTPAVAAKSIAAYRVGLELSGERPSDGEVVAACERWLAAGGGRCADEVLSRFLVWEALDRGLPVQFHVGYGDRDLALHRADPSLLTDLLRATEHLGVPIMLLHNYPFHRSAGYLAQVFPHVFADLGLATHTVGHQASRVLAEALEIVPFGKFLFSTDAFGLAELYHLGALFFRRALSDFLQAGMRRQAFGEADAVRISHLIGSENARRAYRLD from the coding sequence GTGGACCCGTTGCTGCCCTACGTGGCCGAGTTGAACCTTGTGGACCACCACTGCCACGGGGTGTTGCGCGATGACCTGGACCGGACCGGCTTCGAGGAGATGCTGACCGAGGCCGACACGGTCAGCCGGTGGGGGACCTCGCTGTTCGACTCGTCCGTCGGATTCGCGGTCCGGCGCTGGTGCGCGCCCTTGCTCGACCTGCCGGCGCACGTGCGCCCGGACGAGTACATCGCGCGCCGGCGGTCGTTGGGCGCGGCGGAGGTGAACCGGGCGTTCCTGGTGGCGTCGGGGATCTCGACGTTCCTGGTGGACGGAGGGCTGTGGCCGGAGAGGTTGCACGGTCCTTCGGTTTTCACCGGATCTCGTGAACTCGCCGTCGTTCGCTTGGAGCGGCTGGCCGAAGAGGTGATCATCGAGGGTGCCACGGGATTTCCGGACCGGGTGCGCCGGGCGTTGGAGAGCACCCCGGCCGTGGCGGCCAAGTCGATCGCGGCCTACCGCGTGGGCTTGGAACTGTCCGGGGAGCGCCCGTCCGACGGCGAGGTCGTGGCGGCGTGCGAGCGGTGGTTGGCGGCCGGTGGTGGGCGGTGTGCCGACGAGGTGCTCTCGCGGTTCCTGGTGTGGGAGGCGTTGGACCGCGGGCTGCCGGTGCAGTTCCACGTCGGCTACGGCGACCGCGACCTGGCGTTGCACCGGGCGGACCCGTCGCTGCTGACGGACCTGCTCCGGGCGACCGAGCACCTGGGCGTGCCGATCATGCTGTTGCACAACTACCCGTTCCACCGGTCGGCCGGGTACCTCGCGCAGGTGTTCCCGCACGTGTTCGCGGACCTCGGGTTGGCGACCCACACGGTGGGCCACCAGGCGAGCCGGGTGCTGGCCGAGGCGCTGGAGATCGTGCCGTTCGGGAAGTTCCTGTTCTCGACCGACGCGTTCGGCCTGGCCGAGCTGTACCACCTGGGCGCGCTGTTCTTCCGGCGCGCGCTGTCGGACTTCCTCCAGGCGGGGATGCGGCGGCAGGCTTTCGGGGAGGCGGACGCGGTGCGGATCTCTCACCTGATCGGGTCGGAGAACGCGCGCCGGGCCTACCGGTTGGACTAG
- a CDS encoding type I glutamate--ammonia ligase — translation MDTAERDHRQAQATALLDGLADRDVVAVAITWVDHSGITRVKTVPLDKLPRAAAHGVGTSPSFDAFLLDDTIVAGRYAGGPVGDLRLHPDLARITVLAGQPGWAWAPADRYDQQGEPHPQDERGLARTMADRLAVNGFEVRAGFEVEWVVGQGGTDDFRPATTAPAYGHTRQVELSDYCADLISALVEQNVDVLQFHPEYAAGQFEVSTAPEDPVHAADTAVLVRETIRAITIRHGLRASFSPKVVSDGVGNGGHLHVSLWRERKNLFEGRLHPDAEGFAAGVLRHLPGLCAIGCPSVASYLRLIPSHWAGAFATWGVENREAALRLVENRDLEIKCFDLSANPYLVVAATLAAGLAGIVDGAHLPPPVTVDPVHVEGAQRLPTSLEDAVKAFEDDEVLTEAFGVEFAATIADVRRGEIAKFADASSEEITHATRWRH, via the coding sequence ATGGACACCGCGGAACGAGACCACCGTCAGGCACAAGCCACAGCGCTGCTGGACGGCCTGGCCGATCGCGACGTCGTGGCGGTCGCGATCACCTGGGTCGACCACAGCGGCATCACACGCGTGAAGACGGTCCCGCTGGACAAACTCCCCCGCGCCGCTGCGCACGGCGTGGGCACCTCTCCCTCGTTCGACGCGTTCCTGCTCGACGACACGATCGTCGCCGGGCGCTACGCGGGCGGCCCCGTCGGCGACCTGCGGCTGCACCCCGACCTGGCCCGGATCACCGTCCTGGCCGGTCAGCCGGGGTGGGCGTGGGCACCGGCGGACCGCTACGACCAGCAGGGCGAGCCGCACCCGCAGGACGAGCGCGGCCTGGCCCGCACGATGGCCGACCGGCTGGCGGTCAACGGCTTCGAGGTGCGCGCCGGGTTCGAGGTCGAGTGGGTGGTCGGCCAGGGCGGCACGGACGACTTCCGCCCCGCCACCACCGCTCCCGCGTACGGCCACACCCGCCAGGTCGAGCTGTCCGACTACTGCGCCGACCTGATCTCCGCCCTGGTCGAGCAGAACGTGGACGTCCTCCAGTTCCACCCCGAGTACGCGGCGGGCCAGTTCGAGGTGTCCACCGCGCCCGAGGACCCGGTGCACGCGGCGGACACCGCCGTGCTCGTCCGCGAGACGATCCGGGCGATCACCATCCGGCACGGGCTGCGCGCGTCGTTCTCGCCGAAGGTCGTCTCGGACGGCGTCGGCAACGGCGGCCACCTGCACGTCAGCCTGTGGAGGGAGCGGAAGAACCTGTTCGAGGGACGGCTGCACCCGGACGCCGAGGGTTTCGCCGCGGGCGTGCTGCGGCACCTGCCCGGCCTGTGCGCCATCGGCTGCCCGTCGGTCGCGAGCTACCTGCGCTTGATCCCGTCGCACTGGGCGGGCGCGTTCGCGACGTGGGGCGTGGAGAACCGGGAGGCCGCGCTGCGGCTCGTGGAGAACCGCGACCTGGAGATCAAGTGCTTCGACCTGTCCGCGAACCCCTACCTGGTCGTGGCGGCGACGCTCGCCGCCGGTCTGGCGGGGATCGTGGACGGGGCGCACCTGCCGCCTCCGGTGACCGTGGACCCCGTGCACGTGGAAGGCGCGCAACGCCTGCCCACGTCGTTGGAGGACGCCGTGAAGGCGTTCGAGGACGACGAGGTGCTGACGGAGGCGTTCGGCGTCGAGTTCGCGGCCACCATCGCGGACGTGCGGCGCGGTGAGATCGCCAAGTTCGCCGACGCCTCGTCCGAGGAGATCACCCACGCCACCCGCTGGCGGCACTAG
- a CDS encoding sigma-70 family RNA polymerase sigma factor produces MAGDPPDQEPPKREPPKPESLEDEVRRAVGGDRMAIAWLLASVRPLVVRYCRARVGRQERSYTSADDVAQEVCLAVLTALPTYKDHGRPFLAFVYGIAAHKVADAHRTSLRNRAEPVPEVPDSPSDADGPEQSALRAELSRHVAELLKILPDKQQEILLLRVVVGLTAEQTAVVVGSSPGAVRVAQHRALSRLRKEVGTSRRLLSG; encoded by the coding sequence ATGGCCGGTGACCCGCCCGACCAGGAGCCCCCGAAACGGGAGCCCCCGAAACCGGAGTCGCTGGAAGACGAGGTGCGCCGCGCCGTCGGCGGTGACCGGATGGCCATCGCCTGGCTGTTGGCCTCCGTCCGCCCGTTGGTGGTTCGCTACTGCCGTGCGCGGGTGGGCCGTCAGGAGCGGTCGTACACCTCGGCGGACGACGTGGCGCAGGAGGTCTGCCTGGCCGTCCTTACCGCGTTGCCGACGTACAAGGACCACGGACGACCGTTCTTGGCGTTCGTGTACGGCATCGCGGCGCACAAGGTGGCCGACGCGCACCGCACGTCGCTGCGCAACCGTGCGGAGCCGGTGCCCGAGGTGCCCGACTCGCCGTCCGACGCCGACGGCCCGGAACAGAGCGCGCTGCGCGCCGAACTCTCCCGCCACGTCGCCGAACTGCTGAAGATCCTGCCCGACAAGCAGCAGGAGATCCTGCTGTTGCGGGTGGTGGTGGGGCTGACCGCCGAGCAGACGGCCGTTGTCGTGGGCTCGTCGCCCGGTGCCGTGCGGGTCGCGCAGCACCGGGCGTTGTCCCGGTTGCGGAAGGAGGTCGGGACCTCTCGCCGGTTGTTGAGCGGCTAG
- a CDS encoding class I SAM-dependent methyltransferase — protein sequence MRPDAVHRVLDTELAAARRRRGGEPPRVLDVGGGSGVWAVPLAVAGCVVTVIEPSPNALATLHRRATEAGVTGRITAVQGDTDALDADSSADLVLGHGLLEVVDDAAVALNALAKAVAPGGAVSVLVANRYAAVLHRAIAGRLVDARRLLDDESGQLAGSREPLQRRFDVAGLEALVLGAGLELEVLQGHGVVSDLVPGSVLESNPGAAEALAELELAASTRSPLRDVAARLHVLARRQG from the coding sequence ATGCGACCGGACGCCGTACACAGGGTGCTCGACACCGAGCTGGCCGCCGCGCGCCGGCGCCGTGGCGGGGAACCGCCCAGGGTGCTGGACGTGGGCGGCGGCAGCGGTGTGTGGGCCGTTCCACTCGCTGTGGCAGGTTGCGTGGTGACCGTGATCGAGCCCAGCCCCAACGCGCTCGCCACCCTGCACAGGCGTGCGACAGAGGCCGGTGTGACCGGGCGCATCACGGCCGTGCAGGGCGACACGGACGCGTTGGACGCCGACTCCTCCGCCGACCTGGTGCTCGGTCATGGGCTGCTGGAGGTCGTGGACGACGCGGCCGTGGCGCTGAACGCGCTGGCCAAGGCCGTCGCGCCGGGTGGCGCTGTGTCGGTGCTGGTCGCGAACCGGTACGCGGCCGTGCTGCACCGCGCGATCGCGGGCCGGCTCGTGGACGCGCGGCGGCTGCTGGACGACGAGTCCGGGCAGCTCGCCGGGTCCCGTGAGCCGTTGCAGCGCCGGTTCGACGTGGCCGGGCTGGAGGCGCTGGTGCTCGGCGCGGGCTTGGAGCTGGAGGTGCTCCAGGGCCACGGCGTGGTGTCCGACCTGGTGCCGGGCTCGGTGCTGGAGTCCAACCCGGGCGCGGCCGAGGCGCTGGCCGAGCTCGAACTGGCCGCCTCGACCCGGTCGCCGCTGCGCGACGTGGCGGCGCGGCTGCACGTGTTGGCCCGCCGCCAGGGGTGA